A single window of Kitasatospora sp. HUAS MG31 DNA harbors:
- a CDS encoding 3'-5' exonuclease: protein MDSSPHLLNVIDVEATCWDGQPPPGAVSEIIEIGLTVVDLGSGERVGKHRILVRPARSTVSPFCTELTGLTQAEVSRGVSFAEACRRLAADHRAGARPWASWGDYDRNQFTRQCQATGTPYPFGRRHTNAKAVFTEAHGLRKRPGMAHALKVAGLPLEGRHHRGEDDAWNIAALVLDLAARNAWPA, encoded by the coding sequence ATGGATTCCTCACCACACCTGCTCAACGTCATCGACGTCGAGGCCACCTGCTGGGACGGCCAGCCCCCGCCCGGGGCCGTCAGCGAGATCATCGAGATCGGGCTGACCGTGGTCGACCTCGGCAGCGGCGAGCGGGTCGGGAAGCACCGCATCCTGGTCCGGCCCGCCCGATCCACCGTCAGCCCGTTCTGCACCGAGCTGACCGGCCTCACCCAGGCCGAGGTCAGCCGGGGCGTCAGCTTCGCCGAGGCGTGCCGCCGGCTCGCGGCCGACCACCGGGCGGGCGCCCGGCCGTGGGCCAGCTGGGGCGACTACGACCGCAACCAGTTCACCCGCCAGTGCCAGGCCACCGGCACCCCGTACCCGTTCGGTCGGCGGCACACCAACGCCAAGGCGGTCTTCACCGAGGCCCACGGCCTGCGCAAGCGGCCCGGCATGGCCCACGCCCTGAAAGTCGCGGGCCTGCCCCTGGAGGGCCGCCACCACCGTGGCGAGGACGACGCCTGGAACATCGCCGCCCTCGTCCTCGACCTCGCCGCCCGCAACGCCTGGCCCGCCTAG
- the bioD gene encoding dethiobiotin synthase, whose protein sequence is MSVIFVTGTGTEIGKTVVTAAVAALAGPRVAMLKPGQTGVAPGEPGDAAEVRRLAGDHVAVSELARYPEPLAPDTAARRAGLPAVGPKQAAEAIADLAARHHPVLVEGAGGLLVRYDEDGHTLADAALATAALGLDVSVLVVAAAGLGTLNTTALTAEALRARGLRPLGVVVGSWPAEPDLAARCNLADLPSVAGAPLLGALPEGAAAHAAPAFTTLARASLAPALGGTWDAAAFATRFAPAERPVT, encoded by the coding sequence ATGTCCGTCATCTTCGTCACCGGGACCGGGACCGAGATCGGCAAGACCGTGGTCACCGCCGCCGTGGCGGCGCTGGCCGGCCCGCGGGTCGCCATGCTGAAGCCCGGTCAGACCGGCGTGGCACCCGGCGAACCCGGCGACGCCGCCGAGGTCCGCCGGCTCGCCGGCGACCATGTCGCCGTCTCGGAGCTGGCCCGCTACCCCGAGCCGCTCGCCCCCGACACCGCCGCCCGCCGCGCCGGGCTCCCCGCCGTCGGCCCGAAGCAGGCCGCCGAGGCCATCGCCGACCTCGCCGCCCGGCACCACCCGGTCCTGGTCGAGGGCGCCGGCGGCCTCCTCGTCCGGTACGACGAGGACGGCCACACCCTCGCCGACGCGGCCCTCGCCACGGCCGCCCTCGGGCTGGACGTCTCCGTCCTGGTGGTCGCCGCGGCCGGACTCGGCACCCTCAACACCACGGCGCTGACGGCCGAGGCCCTGCGGGCCCGCGGGCTGCGCCCGCTCGGTGTGGTGGTCGGCTCCTGGCCCGCCGAACCGGACCTCGCCGCCCGCTGCAACCTCGCCGACCTCCCCTCCGTCGCCGGCGCCCCCCTCCTCGGCGCCCTCCCCGAGGGCGCCGCCGCCCACGCCGCCCCCGCCTTCACCACCCTCGCCCGGGCCTCCCTCGCCCCGGCCCTGGGCGGCACCTGGGACGCGGCCGCCTTCGCCACCCGCTTCGCCCCCGCCGAGCGCCCGGTGACCTGA